The region AAAACTAATGAAGATATTATTAGTCTTATGCGGTCTCGATTTGTAGGCGGTCAGATACGGTCTGTAGATTTGTTAAGGCAAGCCCAATTATTAGAAAGTACTAGAGAGCAGCATATTATTTACCAGACCAATTTACAAGTTTTACAGCATCAGTTAGCAGTATTATTGGGTAAACAGCCTCAAGGCGCTTATACATTTAATACAGATCATTTTCCTGAATTACCAGCGCTTCCCGAAACAGGTTTGTCTTTAGAGTTGGTGCGTCGCAGGCCAGATTTACAACAATCTTATGCAGTTCTGCTTTCGGCCGATAGAGCCATGGCAGCTGCGGTACGAAATAAATACCCTAGAATTTCAATTCAAATTGATGGGCAATTACGTTCTAATAATTTTGCCAATCTTTTTGAAAATTGGGCGTATTCTTTAGCTGGTAATATTTTAGCCCCACTATTTTATGGGGGACAATTACAGGCCGAAGTCGATGCTGCTGAAGCTATTAAACAACAACGTCTCTATGAATACGGACAAGCAACATTAGTCGCATTTCAAGAAGTAGAAGATGGGCTAACTCAAGATCTCATGCAGTTACAACGTACAGAAAATATTAAACGCCAATTGGCTTTGTCTCAAAAAAGCAATGCCCAATTGCGTATAGAATTTTTAAACGGATATAGCCCATATTTAGATATTTTGATCGGCTTAAATCAGGAGCAGCAATTACGCCGAGATTATATAGATGCCCAACTGCGTCAAATTCTTATGCGTATTAATTTATATAGAGCATTGGCAGGGAGTTTTGACACAGGGCGTACACTAGAGGATTGATTATTAAGGTAAGGTAAATTATGAACACTAAAAAAATACTTTGGATTTGCTTGGCTATTCTTGGCTTGGGTATATTAATTACAGTTCTGATCTTTTCAACAGAACCGGAAGCCGAACAAGAAGGTGCGAGCTTAGAAACAGCCATTTTAGTAGATGTAGAAGTTGTTAAAAAGGGCACTTTTCATCCTACAATTGTGGCTACAGGTACTGTGCAAGCGGTAGAAGATGTTAATTTAAGTTCGTTAGTTTCAGGTCAAGTTATTCAACGTGATGCTCGATTTACACCTGGAGGCTTTGTGAAAAAAAACGAAGTATTATTACAAATAGATCCTTCAGATTATCGTAATACACTCGCCCTGCGCAAAAGCGAACTGATGCAAATACAAACCACCTTACATACCGAAATGGGGCGG is a window of Formosa sediminum DNA encoding:
- a CDS encoding TolC family protein, whose product is MLLKSNSCHFKYTYLVYGVFIACFSCAPKFSEIPLPIEDVQSFSTTGEAALNDKWWLAFEDEQLNVLIDSAMQRNFDLAATWQQFVAAQATVAQAVSNKWPQIEARAQTAENFPLNDFTGGENTQVGLSAAYEIDIWGRIGTAVQAEKFNAQASLYDYRAAALSLSAEIATTWYQIIAAKKQLDLTAYQIKTNEDIISLMRSRFVGGQIRSVDLLRQAQLLESTREQHIIYQTNLQVLQHQLAVLLGKQPQGAYTFNTDHFPELPALPETGLSLELVRRRPDLQQSYAVLLSADRAMAAAVRNKYPRISIQIDGQLRSNNFANLFENWAYSLAGNILAPLFYGGQLQAEVDAAEAIKQQRLYEYGQATLVAFQEVEDGLTQDLMQLQRTENIKRQLALSQKSNAQLRIEFLNGYSPYLDILIGLNQEQQLRRDYIDAQLRQILMRINLYRALAGSFDTGRTLED